A region from the Nocardioides coralli genome encodes:
- a CDS encoding rhodanese-like domain-containing protein, with translation MAVVGHPAVDELLARARARLDRVTVAGLAAEVAAGAVVVDVRPLEQRQRDGALPGAIVVDRNVLEWRLDPGSPFRLAVATSADVRYVLVCNEGYGSSLAAATLQDLGLGRATDLVGGYQAWLAAGSVTAGPARPPAAAAP, from the coding sequence ATGGCTGTCGTCGGCCACCCCGCGGTGGACGAGCTGCTGGCCCGGGCGCGGGCCCGGCTTGACCGCGTCACCGTGGCCGGGCTCGCCGCCGAGGTGGCGGCCGGCGCGGTGGTCGTCGACGTACGTCCCCTCGAGCAGCGGCAACGGGACGGTGCGCTGCCCGGGGCCATCGTGGTGGACCGCAACGTGCTGGAGTGGCGTCTGGACCCCGGCAGCCCGTTCCGGCTCGCGGTGGCGACGTCGGCGGACGTGCGCTACGTCCTCGTGTGCAACGAGGGGTACGGCTCGAGCCTCGCGGCGGCCACGCTGCAGGACCTCGGCCTCGGCCGCGCCACCGACCTCGTGGGCGGCTACCAGGCGTGGCTGGCGGCCGGGTCGGTCACAGCTGGGCCTGCACGCCCGCCAGCAGCTGCCGCGCCATGA
- a CDS encoding TIGR03557 family F420-dependent LLM class oxidoreductase: MRIGYFLSCEEYTPAELLQQAAAAERAGFDALWISDHFHPWNDEQGQSPFVWSVIGALSQVCSLPVTTAVTCPTVRTHPAVIAQAAATSSVMLGGRFVLGVGTGEALNEHVLGDPWPSLDVRLEMLEEAVALMRKLWEGGFVTHRGRHYRTDTARIYTLPDEPPPIYMSAFGPKALDVAGRIADGFINTSDDADMVATFKKDSGGKPAQGGYKVAWADSVDEGVDHAHRIWSNAGLPGELAQVLPSPRHFEQASQLVTRESTAESVVAGPEVEAHVEQLRSYLAAGYDEVYVANMGPNHAAMIEAYGRDVLPEIRG; the protein is encoded by the coding sequence ATGAGGATCGGCTACTTCCTGTCCTGCGAGGAGTACACACCTGCCGAGCTGCTGCAGCAGGCTGCGGCCGCCGAGCGGGCGGGCTTCGACGCCCTCTGGATCAGCGACCACTTCCACCCGTGGAACGACGAGCAGGGGCAGAGCCCCTTCGTCTGGTCGGTCATCGGCGCCCTCTCCCAGGTCTGCTCCCTGCCGGTCACGACGGCCGTGACCTGCCCGACCGTGCGCACCCACCCCGCCGTCATCGCCCAGGCGGCCGCCACCTCCTCGGTGATGCTGGGCGGCCGCTTCGTCCTCGGTGTCGGCACCGGCGAGGCGCTCAACGAGCACGTCCTCGGAGACCCGTGGCCCTCGCTCGACGTACGGCTCGAGATGCTGGAGGAGGCCGTCGCCCTGATGCGCAAGCTGTGGGAGGGCGGGTTCGTCACCCACCGGGGACGCCACTACCGCACCGACACGGCCCGCATCTACACCCTGCCCGACGAGCCTCCCCCGATCTACATGTCGGCGTTCGGACCCAAGGCACTGGACGTCGCCGGCCGGATAGCCGACGGCTTCATCAACACCAGCGACGACGCCGACATGGTCGCCACGTTCAAGAAGGACTCCGGTGGCAAGCCGGCCCAGGGCGGCTACAAGGTCGCCTGGGCGGACTCCGTGGACGAGGGAGTCGACCACGCGCACCGGATCTGGTCCAACGCCGGCCTGCCCGGAGAGCTGGCCCAGGTCCTCCCCTCACCACGTCACTTCGAACAGGCCTCGCAGCTGGTCACCCGGGAGTCGACCGCCGAGAGCGTGGTCGCGGGGCCGGAGGTCGAGGCCCACGTCGAGCAGCTGCGGTCCTACCTCGCCGCGGGGTACGACGAGGTCTACGTGGCCAACATGGGGCCGAACCACGCGGCGATGATCGAGGCCTACGGCCGCGACGTGCTCCCCGAGATCCGGGGCTGA